From Cellulomonas chengniuliangii, the proteins below share one genomic window:
- the xylA gene encoding xylose isomerase — translation MALKPTPEDKFSFGLWTVGWEARDQFGDATRPWLDPVESVHKLAELGASYVTFHDDDVVPFGSDAASRDKILDRFKGALDETGVKVEMVTTNTFSHPIFKDGAFTSNDRRVRRYGLRKIIRNVDLAAELGADTFVMWGGREGAEYDSAKDLKAAHDRYAEGIDTVAAYIKEKGYGLRIAIEPKPNEPRGDILLPTVGHALGFIAQLEHGDIVGLNPETGHEQMAGLNYTGGIAQALWADKLFHIDLNGQRSIKYDQDLVFGHGDLFSAFATVDLIENGFPSGGPRYDGPRHFDYKPSRTESFDGVWASAAANMSTYLILKERALAFRADPEVQAALEASGVFDLAIPTLAEGETLADLLADPSAYEELDVDAVAARGFDFVHLNQLALEHALGAR, via the coding sequence ATGGCTCTCAAGCCCACCCCGGAAGACAAGTTCTCATTCGGCCTGTGGACCGTGGGCTGGGAGGCGCGCGACCAGTTCGGCGACGCCACCCGCCCGTGGCTCGACCCGGTCGAGTCCGTGCACAAGCTGGCCGAGCTCGGCGCGTCCTACGTGACCTTCCACGACGACGACGTGGTGCCCTTCGGCTCCGACGCCGCCTCCCGCGACAAGATCCTCGACCGCTTCAAGGGCGCCCTCGACGAGACCGGCGTCAAGGTCGAGATGGTCACGACCAACACCTTCAGCCACCCGATCTTCAAGGACGGCGCGTTCACCTCGAACGACCGCCGCGTGCGCCGCTACGGCCTGCGCAAGATCATCCGCAACGTCGACCTCGCCGCGGAGCTCGGCGCGGACACGTTCGTCATGTGGGGCGGCCGCGAGGGCGCCGAGTACGACTCCGCGAAGGACCTCAAGGCCGCGCACGACCGCTACGCCGAGGGCATCGACACCGTCGCCGCGTACATCAAGGAGAAGGGCTACGGCCTGCGCATCGCGATCGAGCCGAAGCCCAACGAGCCCCGCGGCGACATCCTCCTCCCCACGGTCGGCCACGCGCTCGGCTTCATCGCGCAGCTCGAGCACGGCGACATCGTCGGCCTGAACCCGGAGACCGGCCACGAGCAGATGGCGGGCCTGAACTACACGGGCGGCATCGCGCAGGCGCTGTGGGCGGACAAGCTGTTCCACATCGACCTCAACGGCCAGCGCTCGATCAAGTACGACCAGGACCTCGTGTTCGGCCACGGCGACCTGTTCTCCGCGTTCGCCACGGTCGACCTCATCGAGAACGGCTTCCCGAGCGGCGGCCCGCGCTACGACGGCCCCCGCCACTTCGACTACAAGCCCTCGCGCACCGAGAGCTTCGACGGCGTGTGGGCCTCGGCCGCCGCCAACATGAGCACGTACCTCATCCTCAAGGAGCGGGCGCTCGCGTTCCGCGCCGACCCCGAGGTGCAGGCCGCGCTCGAGGCCTCCGGCGTCTTCGACCTGGCCATCCCGACCCTCGCCGAGGGCGAGACGCTGGCCGACCTCCTCGCCGACCCGTCGGCCTACGAGGAGCTCGACGTCGACGCCGTCGCCGCGCGCGGCTTCGACTTCGTGCACCTCAACCAGCTCGCGCTCGAGCACGCTCTCGGCGCCCGCTGA
- a CDS encoding ROK family transcriptional regulator: MHVHSTGPARRPRPEAPTPDRAARQAGVRGQNLSLALRHVLESERPQSRADIATATGLSRATVSGLVDELIAADLLVELEPPAAVRAGRPAVPLAAARGTVAGIGMEINVDYLGVRALDLGGRVLTERVELGDFRDSDPVAVLDRLAGIAGRVVAHLSADGIRVAGTALALPGLVDRITGPLRVAPNLGWRDVDVIGILAAHPVLAGLLPRLANEAKLAARAEADARGHDGERPSFVYISGEVGIGAAIVLDGEIFPGRHGWSGEIGHSVVDAFASPPSRPAGGRAVWRQREGISTLEDLAGQDALMRGAGLDPTEPLESLLRAARAGEAEALGSLRRAGAALGVAVANVVSVVDVGLVVLGGTFGQVFPYVREAVEQQLERCVIFAPWSPIEVSEARAREYPAMTGGALVALRTVVADPATWAGAAPVAQA; this comes from the coding sequence ATGCACGTCCACAGCACGGGCCCCGCACGCCGCCCCCGGCCCGAGGCGCCGACGCCCGACCGCGCCGCCCGGCAGGCCGGTGTGCGCGGTCAGAATTTGAGCCTCGCGCTGCGTCACGTGCTCGAGTCGGAGCGGCCGCAGTCCCGCGCCGACATCGCCACCGCGACAGGGCTGTCGCGCGCCACCGTCTCCGGGCTCGTGGACGAGCTCATCGCCGCTGACCTGCTGGTGGAGCTCGAGCCGCCGGCGGCCGTGCGCGCCGGGAGGCCGGCTGTTCCGCTCGCGGCGGCGCGCGGCACAGTGGCCGGCATAGGGATGGAGATCAACGTCGACTACCTGGGCGTGCGGGCGCTCGACCTCGGCGGCCGGGTGCTCACCGAGCGCGTCGAGCTGGGCGACTTCCGGGACAGCGACCCGGTGGCGGTCCTCGACCGCCTGGCGGGGATCGCGGGGCGTGTGGTGGCCCACCTCAGCGCCGACGGCATCCGGGTCGCGGGCACCGCGCTGGCGCTGCCGGGCCTCGTGGACCGGATCACCGGGCCGCTGCGAGTGGCGCCCAACCTGGGGTGGCGGGACGTCGACGTGATCGGCATCCTCGCCGCGCACCCAGTGTTGGCCGGGCTGCTGCCGCGGCTGGCGAACGAGGCCAAGCTCGCGGCCCGCGCGGAGGCGGACGCGCGCGGCCACGACGGGGAGCGGCCCAGTTTCGTCTACATCTCGGGCGAGGTGGGGATCGGCGCGGCCATCGTGCTTGACGGCGAGATCTTCCCCGGGCGCCACGGGTGGAGCGGGGAGATCGGGCACAGCGTCGTGGACGCCTTCGCCTCGCCGCCGAGCCGTCCGGCGGGCGGGCGGGCGGTGTGGCGGCAGCGCGAGGGGATATCGACGCTCGAGGACCTCGCGGGGCAGGACGCGCTGATGCGGGGAGCCGGGCTCGACCCGACCGAGCCGTTGGAGAGCCTGCTGCGCGCCGCCCGTGCGGGCGAGGCCGAGGCGCTGGGCTCGCTGCGGCGGGCCGGAGCGGCCCTCGGAGTGGCGGTCGCGAACGTCGTCAGCGTGGTCGACGTGGGCCTGGTGGTGCTCGGCGGGACGTTCGGCCAGGTCTTCCCGTACGTCCGCGAGGCCGTGGAGCAGCAGCTCGAGCGGTGCGTGATCTTCGCGCCGTGGTCGCCCATCGAGGTGAGCGAGGCGCGGGCGCGCGAGTACCCCGCGATGACCGGCGGCGCCTTGGTGGCGCTGCGGACGGTGGTCGCCGATCCCGCGACCTGGGCCGGGGCGGCTCCCGTGGCGCAGGCCTGA
- the chvE gene encoding multiple monosaccharide ABC transporter substrate-binding protein, with translation MSHTFTRYVAAAAGVALLLGASACSTERTDDGAPAAAGGDSGGLVGIAMPTKSLERWNKDGAHLEGLLQDAGYETTLQYADNKVDQQITQLQNMINQDPEVLVIASIDGTALGPVLAQAKEKDITVIAYDRLINGTGDVDYYATFDNYKVGQLQGEYIVDTLGLDTGAGPFNLEPFAGSPDDNNAKFFFSGAWDVLSEYVANGQLVVPSGKAPASNDQWSSIGVQGWSSDTAQSEMETRLNSFYAAEKVDVVLSPNDSLALGIAQALLGAGYTAGVDWPLITGQDADQANVENMLIDRQAMTVWKDTRTLGDQVAAMVDQVIKGSKVTVNDEETYDNGNKVVPTYLLPPVVVTKDSIKTSLVDSGFYSAADLGL, from the coding sequence ATGTCTCACACATTCACCAGGTACGTCGCCGCAGCGGCGGGTGTCGCGCTCCTCCTGGGCGCCTCCGCATGCAGCACCGAGCGCACGGACGACGGCGCCCCCGCCGCGGCCGGCGGCGACTCCGGAGGGCTCGTGGGCATCGCGATGCCCACGAAGAGCCTCGAGCGTTGGAACAAGGACGGCGCCCACCTCGAGGGCCTGCTGCAGGACGCGGGCTACGAGACGACGCTGCAGTACGCCGACAACAAGGTCGACCAGCAGATCACCCAGCTCCAGAACATGATCAACCAGGACCCCGAGGTCCTCGTGATCGCCTCGATCGACGGCACGGCCCTGGGTCCCGTCCTCGCGCAGGCGAAGGAGAAGGACATCACGGTCATCGCCTACGACCGCCTGATCAACGGCACCGGCGACGTCGACTACTACGCCACGTTCGACAACTACAAGGTCGGGCAGCTGCAGGGCGAGTACATCGTCGACACGCTCGGCCTCGACACCGGCGCGGGGCCGTTCAACCTCGAGCCCTTCGCCGGCTCCCCGGACGACAACAACGCGAAGTTCTTCTTCTCCGGCGCGTGGGACGTGCTCTCCGAGTACGTCGCCAACGGCCAGCTCGTCGTCCCGTCCGGCAAGGCGCCGGCCTCGAACGACCAGTGGTCGAGCATCGGCGTCCAGGGCTGGTCCTCGGACACCGCGCAGTCCGAGATGGAGACCCGGCTCAACTCGTTCTACGCCGCCGAGAAGGTCGACGTGGTGCTCTCCCCGAACGACTCGCTCGCGCTCGGCATCGCGCAGGCGCTGCTCGGCGCCGGCTACACCGCGGGCGTCGACTGGCCGCTGATCACCGGCCAGGACGCCGACCAGGCCAACGTCGAGAACATGCTCATCGACCGCCAGGCCATGACCGTCTGGAAGGACACCCGCACCCTCGGCGACCAGGTCGCCGCCATGGTGGACCAGGTCATCAAGGGCTCCAAGGTCACGGTCAACGACGAGGAGACCTACGACAACGGCAACAAGGTCGTCCCGACGTACCTGCTGCCGCCCGTCGTCGTGACCAAGGACTCGATCAAGACGTCGCTGGTCGACTCCGGCTTCTACTCGGCCGCGGACCTCGGGCTCTGA
- the mmsA gene encoding multiple monosaccharide ABC transporter ATP-binding protein, which translates to MANEHTILEMRGITKTFPGVKALQDVTLEVTRGEVHAICGENGAGKSTLMKVLSGVYPHGSYDGEILFEGEPCEFRTIRDSEARGIVIIHQELALSPYLSIAENIFLGNERAHRGVIDWGATNAEAARLLARVGLAEHPDTKIIDIGVGKQQLVEIAKALSKRVKLLILDEPTAALNDEDSSHLLDLLRSLRDEGITSIIISHKLNEIESIADTTTVIRDGQTIETLPMHDEVEVTEERIIRAMVGRALDARFPEREPRIGAEVLRVEDWTVHHPVDQTRKVVDGATLSVRRGEIVGLAGLMGAGRTELAMSVFGRTYGSHISGRIIKDGQEIRIGSVRDAIRHGLAYATEDRKKYGLNLIDTIKRNVSASALGKVSQWGVVDRQGEARIAEQYRADLGIKTPTVEALTGKLSGGNQQKVVLSKWIFADPDVLILDEPTRGIDVGAKYEIYTIINRLADEGKAVIVISSELPELLGICDRIYALSQGRITGEVSREDATQETLMHYMTMDKDGAAR; encoded by the coding sequence ATGGCCAACGAGCACACGATCCTCGAGATGCGGGGGATCACGAAGACGTTTCCCGGCGTCAAGGCGCTGCAGGACGTCACCCTGGAGGTGACGCGTGGAGAAGTCCACGCGATCTGCGGGGAGAACGGGGCCGGCAAGTCGACCCTGATGAAGGTCTTGTCGGGCGTCTACCCCCACGGGAGCTACGACGGGGAGATCCTCTTCGAGGGCGAGCCGTGCGAGTTCCGCACGATCCGCGACTCCGAGGCGCGCGGGATCGTGATCATCCACCAGGAGCTCGCGCTGAGCCCTTACCTGTCGATCGCCGAGAACATCTTCCTCGGCAACGAGAGGGCCCACCGGGGAGTCATCGACTGGGGCGCGACCAACGCCGAGGCGGCGAGGCTGCTGGCGCGAGTCGGGCTCGCGGAGCACCCGGACACCAAGATCATCGACATCGGCGTCGGCAAGCAGCAGCTCGTCGAGATCGCCAAGGCGCTGTCCAAGCGCGTCAAGCTCCTCATCCTGGACGAGCCCACCGCCGCGCTGAACGACGAGGACAGCTCGCACCTGCTCGACCTGCTGCGCAGCCTGCGGGACGAGGGCATCACCTCGATCATCATCAGCCACAAGCTCAACGAGATCGAGTCGATCGCGGACACGACCACGGTCATCCGCGACGGCCAGACCATCGAGACCTTGCCGATGCACGACGAGGTCGAGGTCACCGAGGAGCGGATCATCCGCGCCATGGTCGGCCGCGCGCTCGACGCACGGTTCCCCGAGCGGGAGCCGCGGATCGGCGCCGAGGTGCTGCGCGTCGAGGACTGGACCGTGCACCACCCGGTGGACCAGACGCGCAAGGTGGTCGACGGCGCCACGCTCTCGGTGCGCCGCGGGGAGATCGTCGGCCTCGCGGGGCTCATGGGGGCGGGGCGCACCGAGCTCGCGATGAGCGTGTTCGGCCGCACGTACGGCAGCCACATCTCGGGCCGGATCATCAAGGACGGCCAGGAGATCCGCATCGGCTCGGTGCGCGACGCGATCCGGCATGGCCTCGCGTACGCCACCGAGGACCGCAAGAAGTACGGCCTCAACCTCATCGACACGATCAAGCGCAACGTCTCGGCGTCCGCGCTCGGCAAGGTCTCCCAGTGGGGCGTGGTCGACCGGCAGGGCGAGGCGCGGATCGCCGAGCAGTACCGCGCGGACCTGGGCATCAAGACCCCCACGGTCGAGGCGCTCACCGGCAAGCTGTCCGGCGGCAACCAGCAGAAGGTCGTGCTGAGCAAGTGGATCTTCGCCGACCCTGACGTGCTGATCCTCGACGAGCCCACCCGCGGCATCGACGTCGGCGCGAAGTACGAGATCTACACGATCATCAACCGCCTCGCGGACGAGGGGAAGGCGGTCATCGTCATCTCCTCCGAGCTGCCCGAGCTGCTCGGCATCTGCGACCGCATCTACGCCCTCAGCCAAGGGCGCATCACCGGCGAGGTGTCCCGCGAGGACGCCACCCAGGAGACCCTCATGCACTACATGACGATGGACAAGGACGGGGCAGCCCGATGA
- the mmsB gene encoding multiple monosaccharide ABC transporter permease has product MSTTTTPTPPAPPSQSGGAAAIPLSLTARMQGVGGSMRQYGILGALIVIVLLFQVLTDGKLLMPNNVASLIQQNAYVMILAIGMVMVIVAGHIDLSVGSVVAFVGGIVALSMKDAGIPWLLAVLIGLAVGAAVGAWQGYWIAYVGIPAFIVTLAGMLVFRGLTIVIVGETVAGLPATFVNITNGSVPNKLGYLANGDVVTLLIGGVAIAAIIFSQFRARAALRKHQLSTEPVGLFAVKLTLIVGLIGALTWVLSQSAKGTPLVLVVVGVLILAYTFLMGRTVFGRHIYAIGGNQAAAILSGVNTKKTNFWIFVNMGFLAGVAGVVMTSRAGAATAAAGANFELDAIAACFIGGAAVTGGVGRISGAIIGALIMGVLNMGLSIMSVDTAWQQAIKGLVLLVAVAFDLVNKRRAGTR; this is encoded by the coding sequence ATGAGCACCACCACGACGCCGACACCTCCCGCCCCGCCGAGCCAGAGTGGCGGAGCGGCCGCCATCCCGTTGTCGTTGACCGCCCGCATGCAGGGCGTCGGCGGCAGCATGCGCCAGTACGGCATCCTCGGCGCGCTCATCGTGATCGTGCTGCTGTTCCAGGTCCTGACCGACGGCAAGCTGCTCATGCCGAACAACGTCGCGAGCCTGATCCAGCAGAACGCGTACGTGATGATCCTGGCCATCGGCATGGTCATGGTCATCGTCGCCGGGCACATCGACCTGTCGGTCGGGTCGGTGGTGGCCTTCGTCGGCGGGATCGTGGCGCTGTCGATGAAGGACGCCGGCATCCCGTGGCTGCTCGCGGTGCTGATCGGCCTCGCCGTCGGCGCGGCCGTCGGCGCCTGGCAGGGCTACTGGATCGCGTACGTGGGGATCCCCGCGTTCATCGTGACCCTCGCCGGGATGCTGGTGTTCCGCGGGCTGACCATCGTGATCGTCGGCGAGACGGTCGCCGGACTGCCCGCCACGTTCGTCAACATCACCAACGGCTCGGTGCCGAACAAGCTCGGCTACCTGGCCAACGGCGACGTGGTGACCCTGCTGATCGGCGGGGTCGCGATCGCCGCGATCATCTTCAGCCAGTTCCGGGCGCGGGCCGCGCTCCGCAAGCACCAGCTGAGCACCGAGCCCGTCGGGCTGTTCGCGGTCAAGCTGACGCTCATCGTCGGGCTCATCGGCGCGCTGACGTGGGTGCTGTCGCAGAGCGCCAAGGGCACCCCCTTGGTGCTGGTCGTGGTGGGCGTGCTCATCCTGGCGTACACGTTCCTGATGGGGCGCACCGTGTTCGGGCGGCACATCTACGCGATCGGCGGCAACCAGGCGGCGGCGATCCTCTCGGGCGTCAACACCAAGAAGACGAACTTCTGGATCTTCGTCAACATGGGGTTCCTCGCCGGCGTGGCCGGAGTGGTCATGACCTCCCGGGCGGGCGCGGCGACGGCCGCCGCGGGGGCGAACTTCGAGCTCGACGCGATCGCGGCCTGCTTCATCGGCGGCGCCGCCGTCACGGGCGGCGTCGGGCGGATCTCCGGGGCGATCATCGGCGCGCTGATCATGGGCGTGCTGAACATGGGCCTGTCGATCATGTCCGTCGACACCGCGTGGCAGCAGGCCATCAAGGGCTTGGTGCTGCTGGTGGCCGTCGCCTTCGACCTGGTGAACAAGCGCCGCGCCGGCACGCGCTGA
- a CDS encoding lactonase family protein, whose translation MTEHTPPAPPPSSSAEAAPSIGLWVGTYPAAGAESPAGAGEGIWEVSLDPATGGLSGRQAVRTPAPSFVAAHPSGGVLYAVGEQEAGTVSVFTVTDPRSSDAAVALEHQATVSSGGASPCHLLLAPDARTLYVANYSSGTLAVLPLEPSGALAPEVLAGGPAQVFGHTGSGPRADRQESSHAHFVAFAPGGTHLLVSDLGADELRRYRVASDGLLAEDGIAARLPAGAGPRHLAFSADGRHAYVVGELDGAVHVLEWDEGSASGAPVQQVPLVDPPLTAQPSHIERDGDVLLVGVRGADLVVALRIGADGLLEREQGATALPGGCPRHHAVVGGWTVVAEQVPGALVTLRPDSRAVAHVLPVPSPACVAPRR comes from the coding sequence GTGACCGAGCACACGCCGCCAGCCCCGCCGCCCAGCTCATCCGCCGAGGCCGCCCCGTCGATCGGCCTGTGGGTCGGCACGTACCCCGCGGCAGGCGCCGAGTCCCCCGCGGGCGCGGGGGAGGGGATCTGGGAGGTCTCGCTCGACCCGGCGACCGGCGGGCTGTCCGGCCGGCAGGCGGTCCGCACGCCTGCCCCCTCGTTCGTGGCGGCGCACCCGTCCGGCGGCGTGCTGTACGCCGTGGGGGAGCAGGAGGCCGGCACGGTCAGCGTCTTCACGGTGACCGACCCGCGGTCCTCCGACGCCGCGGTCGCCCTCGAGCACCAGGCCACCGTCTCCTCGGGCGGCGCGTCGCCGTGCCACCTGCTCCTCGCCCCCGACGCCCGCACGCTGTACGTCGCCAACTACTCGTCCGGGACGCTCGCCGTGCTGCCGCTCGAGCCCTCTGGCGCCCTCGCCCCCGAGGTCCTGGCCGGCGGCCCGGCGCAGGTCTTCGGCCACACCGGCTCGGGGCCCCGCGCCGACCGGCAGGAGTCGTCGCACGCCCACTTCGTGGCGTTCGCCCCCGGTGGCACGCACCTGCTGGTCAGCGACCTGGGCGCCGACGAGCTGCGCCGGTACCGGGTCGCGTCTGACGGGCTCCTCGCCGAGGACGGCATCGCCGCCCGGCTGCCCGCGGGCGCCGGTCCCCGGCACCTCGCCTTCTCGGCCGACGGCCGCCACGCGTACGTGGTGGGCGAGCTCGACGGCGCCGTCCACGTCCTGGAGTGGGACGAGGGGTCGGCCTCGGGCGCACCGGTGCAGCAGGTCCCGCTCGTCGACCCCCCGCTCACCGCGCAGCCCTCGCACATCGAGCGGGACGGCGACGTGCTGTTGGTGGGCGTGCGCGGCGCGGACCTGGTCGTGGCGTTGCGGATCGGCGCCGACGGCCTGCTCGAGCGTGAGCAGGGCGCCACTGCCCTGCCCGGGGGATGCCCCCGGCACCACGCGGTCGTGGGCGGCTGGACAGTCGTCGCCGAGCAGGTCCCCGGGGCGCTCGTGACGCTCAGGCCCGACAGCCGCGCCGTCGCGCACGTGCTGCCGGTGCCGTCGCCCGCCTGCGTGGCGCCCCGGCGCTGA
- the mshA gene encoding D-inositol-3-phosphate glycosyltransferase, with amino-acid sequence MTLEQPRVAMLSVHTSPLDQPGAGDAGGMNVYVAELSRALALRGARVEIFTRATSSALPETVVLDGTAADGSPLTGEAAREVLLAAAVPPGVVPPVLVHHVPAGPFEGLDKNDLPGQLCAMAAGVLRSEAARRPGWYDVVHSHYWLSGQVGWLAADRWEIPLVHTMHTMAKVKNASLAPGDSPEPLGRIIGEEQVVAAADALVASTAQEADELVQLYNADPARVHVVAPGVDLELFTPGPGRQAERAALGLPVDRDIVLFAGRVQPLKGPDVLVRAVAEIAAAGRPVPLLVVLGGPSGRPTAVRELQALAASSGVEADVLFRPPVPREELARWYRAADLVAMPSRSESFGLVAVEAQACGTPVLASAVGGLRSVVVEGVSGRLVPSHDPRAWADAMSAALASPELRSAWPQGARRVAERYGWDATAAQMLKAYAMAADHRRR; translated from the coding sequence GTGACCCTCGAGCAACCCCGGGTGGCGATGCTCTCGGTGCACACCTCCCCCCTCGACCAGCCGGGCGCCGGCGACGCCGGGGGGATGAACGTCTACGTGGCCGAGTTGTCCCGCGCGCTCGCGCTCCGAGGCGCGCGAGTGGAGATCTTCACCCGCGCGACGTCCTCCGCGCTGCCCGAGACGGTGGTGCTGGACGGGACGGCGGCCGACGGCAGCCCGTTGACGGGCGAGGCCGCCCGCGAGGTGCTCCTCGCGGCGGCCGTGCCGCCTGGCGTGGTCCCGCCCGTGCTGGTGCACCACGTGCCCGCCGGGCCGTTCGAGGGCCTCGACAAGAACGACCTCCCCGGCCAGCTCTGCGCGATGGCCGCCGGCGTGCTGCGCTCCGAGGCCGCCCGACGGCCCGGCTGGTACGACGTGGTGCACTCCCACTACTGGCTGTCGGGACAGGTGGGCTGGCTCGCGGCGGACCGCTGGGAGATCCCGCTGGTGCACACCATGCACACCATGGCCAAGGTCAAGAACGCGTCGCTGGCGCCGGGGGACAGCCCTGAGCCGCTGGGCCGCATCATCGGCGAGGAGCAGGTGGTGGCCGCCGCCGACGCGCTCGTGGCCAGCACCGCCCAGGAGGCCGACGAGCTGGTGCAGCTCTACAACGCCGATCCCGCCCGGGTGCACGTCGTCGCGCCCGGCGTCGACCTCGAGCTGTTCACGCCCGGGCCCGGTCGGCAGGCCGAGCGGGCGGCGCTGGGCCTGCCAGTAGACCGCGACATCGTCCTGTTCGCCGGCCGCGTCCAGCCGCTCAAGGGGCCTGACGTGCTGGTGCGGGCGGTCGCGGAGATCGCCGCCGCCGGGAGACCGGTCCCCCTGCTCGTCGTGCTCGGCGGCCCTAGCGGCCGCCCGACGGCCGTGCGCGAGCTGCAGGCGCTCGCGGCGTCGAGCGGTGTCGAGGCGGACGTGCTGTTCCGGCCGCCGGTCCCCCGCGAGGAGCTCGCGCGGTGGTACCGCGCGGCGGACCTGGTGGCCATGCCGTCACGCTCCGAGTCCTTCGGCCTGGTGGCTGTCGAGGCCCAGGCCTGCGGCACGCCGGTGCTGGCCTCCGCTGTGGGCGGGCTGCGCTCCGTGGTGGTCGAGGGCGTCTCCGGGAGGCTCGTCCCGAGCCACGACCCGCGGGCGTGGGCGGACGCGATGAGCGCCGCGCTGGCCTCGCCGGAGCTGCGCAGCGCCTGGCCGCAGGGCGCCCGCCGCGTCGCCGAGCGGTACGGGTGGGATGCGACGGCGGCGCAGATGCTCAAGGCCTACGCGATGGCGGCGGACCACCGCCGGCGATGA
- a CDS encoding phosphoglyceromutase, with translation MTYTLVLLRHGESEWNAKNLFTGWVDVALSEKGVEEAKRGGKLLVDEGVLPDVVHTSLLRRAITTANLALDAADRHWIPVRRSWRLNERHYGALQGKDKKQTLEEYGEEQFMLWRRSYDVPPPPIEPGSAFSQDSDPRYAGEPIPSAEALEQVLERVVPYWESDLVPDLKSGKKVLVAAHGNSIRAIVKFLDDVDDKTIAGINIPTGIPLVYELDEETLKPTNPGGTYLDPAAAADAIKAVANQGR, from the coding sequence ATGACCTACACCCTCGTGCTGCTCCGCCATGGCGAGAGCGAGTGGAATGCCAAGAACCTGTTCACCGGCTGGGTGGACGTTGCCCTGTCCGAGAAGGGCGTCGAGGAGGCCAAGCGCGGCGGCAAGCTGCTGGTCGACGAGGGCGTCCTGCCCGACGTCGTGCACACGTCGCTGCTGCGTCGCGCGATCACCACGGCGAACCTCGCGCTCGACGCGGCCGACCGCCACTGGATCCCGGTCCGGCGCAGCTGGCGCCTGAACGAGCGCCACTACGGCGCGCTGCAGGGCAAGGACAAGAAGCAGACGCTCGAGGAGTACGGCGAGGAGCAGTTCATGCTCTGGCGCCGCTCGTACGACGTCCCGCCGCCCCCCATCGAGCCCGGCTCGGCGTTCTCGCAGGACTCCGACCCGCGCTACGCGGGCGAGCCGATCCCCAGCGCCGAGGCCCTCGAGCAGGTCCTCGAGCGCGTGGTGCCGTACTGGGAGTCGGACCTGGTGCCCGACCTCAAGTCCGGCAAGAAGGTGCTCGTCGCCGCGCACGGCAACTCGATCCGCGCGATCGTGAAGTTCCTCGACGACGTCGACGACAAGACCATCGCCGGCATCAACATCCCCACCGGCATCCCGCTCGTCTACGAGCTGGACGAGGAGACGCTCAAGCCGACGAACCCGGGCGGCACGTACCTCGACCCGGCCGCCGCCGCGGACGCGATCAAGGCCGTGGCCAACCAGGGCCGCTGA
- the phoU gene encoding phosphate signaling complex protein PhoU yields MRHIFDAELAQLGQDLAAMSRRVEHAVTQAGEALLTADLQLAEAVIADDLAIDAIERDLDERCVLLLAQQAPVATDLRVVVSSLRMSATLERMGDLARHVAEVARGRYPRVAIPQSLSGTFAEMHDAAVRVGRRTTTLLTSYDLAVAEKIERDDDMLDALHRDTFNATLGGAWDGTAQETVDVTLVGRYYERFGDHGVSIARRVVYLVTGDSEVAVR; encoded by the coding sequence GTGCGCCACATTTTCGACGCCGAGCTCGCACAGCTCGGTCAGGACCTCGCGGCGATGAGCCGCCGGGTCGAGCATGCCGTCACCCAGGCGGGCGAGGCCCTGCTCACCGCCGACCTGCAGCTCGCCGAGGCCGTCATCGCCGACGACCTGGCCATCGACGCGATCGAGCGGGACCTCGACGAGCGGTGCGTGCTGCTGCTCGCGCAGCAGGCTCCGGTGGCCACCGACCTGCGCGTCGTCGTCTCGTCGCTGCGCATGAGCGCGACCCTCGAGCGGATGGGCGACCTGGCCCGGCACGTCGCCGAGGTCGCGCGCGGGCGCTACCCGCGGGTGGCGATCCCGCAGAGCCTGAGCGGCACCTTCGCCGAGATGCACGACGCGGCGGTCCGGGTGGGCCGGCGCACCACGACGCTGCTCACCAGCTACGACCTGGCGGTGGCCGAGAAGATCGAGCGCGACGACGACATGCTCGACGCGCTGCACCGGGACACGTTCAACGCCACGCTCGGCGGCGCGTGGGACGGCACCGCCCAGGAGACGGTCGACGTCACGCTGGTGGGCCGCTACTACGAGCGCTTCGGCGACCACGGCGTCTCGATCGCGCGCCGTGTCGTCTACCTGGTGACGGGCGACTCCGAGGTGGCGGTGCGCTGA